CATCTGACCTTCCGGCAGTTCGATGCCGGCCAGCCTGATCACCCGATAAAACTGCTTATAGCAGGGTGAGAAGGGAGTGCCTTTACGGGCGATCAATTCGTCATAGAGAGGGCGGGCGAGGGGAACGGTACGGTTCTTTTTACCTTTGGTATTGATGAAGGTGAGTTTATAGGGAGAAATCTGCGAGCTTTTGATTTTTGCCGCCTCGTTCCAGCGTGCGCCGGTTGAAAGGCAGACTTTAACGATAAGCGTTAATTCGTCATTTCCATGCTGCTCACATGCTGCCATGAGCTGCAGAATTTGTTCCTGAGTCAGCCATGCCATTTCACGTTCCGGCTGGTCGAACTCGCGGATGTTTTCCAGCGGGTTAGGTAACGACCATTCCCCCAGGCGTTTCAGCTCATTGAACACCGCCCGCAGAAAAGCATGTTCACAATTCACCGTACCGGTGGAAACTTTACGGGTTGCCAGGCTGGTACTGTAGCCGTTATCAATTTCACCTCTCAGTCGCTGATCACGATAGTGTGCCCAGTCCTTCGGTGTGATCATGCTGGCTATCGGGTCACCCATTCCCGCGCTGATAATCCTTAGTTTGCCCAGACGTCCCTTTTTATCATTCAGAGAGCAGCCGTGCAGGCTGTACCAGAGTTCGACCAGTTCGCTCAGCTTCCGCCGGTCTTCCTTCTCGCCCAGCCAAGGTTTGTTATTCGCCTGATCCATGGTGTAAGTCTCAAAGGCTAAGGCTTCACCCTTGGAATCAAACTGCCTACGGCATCGCTTACCTTCCCGCCCGTTCGGGTAACACTCACATAACCATTTACCGGTAGACAGCTTTCTCACACTCATCACATCCTCCTTTTTGAGAATATGAATTTTACTGTATATAAAACCAGTGTAAATGTTTGATTTATTCAGTCGTATACATGCATAGTCAGCACATAGACAGTTTGTCTAAGCAAGTAACTTTTGGAATGGGATCAGGAGAAACGGTGAAATTTTGATTTCAGATTGTTAAGATTGCTCTTAACAGTTTGCTCTCACTATAAGGACTTAATGATGAAGTTTGTTCTGGGATTTGCCGCTTTAGTGCTTCCGTTTGCCGCGAGTGCTGCGTTTATTAACCCAATGGAATTCGATGGTTCCGAAGCGCAAAAACAAGAAGTAATAGAATACATCAAGGCGAGGGTGAAGGCCGATTACTGTGATGGTGCCGTTGATATGTGCCAGCCAACAACGCTTCGTATGATGGAAAAGCAAAATCTGACCGCTTTTAAGAATCTGACCAAAGCCAAAAATAAACAAATATTGGATAAGGTGATCGGAGACTATTGCGAAGGTGCTGTTGATATGTGCACTTATGCGACTTTGGATATGATGTACAAACAAAATCTCAAAGCCAGTGGAGAGCAACTCAGCTGGTAAACATTCTT
The Rahnella variigena genome window above contains:
- a CDS encoding phage integrase translates to MSVRKLSTGKWLCECYPNGREGKRCRRQFDSKGEALAFETYTMDQANNKPWLGEKEDRRKLSELVELWYSLHGCSLNDKKGRLGKLRIISAGMGDPIASMITPKDWAHYRDQRLRGEIDNGYSTSLATRKVSTGTVNCEHAFLRAVFNELKRLGEWSLPNPLENIREFDQPEREMAWLTQEQILQLMAACEQHGNDELTLIVKVCLSTGARWNEAAKIKSSQISPYKLTFINTKGKKNRTVPLARPLYDELIARKGTPFSPCYKQFYRVIRLAGIELPEGQMTHVLRHTFASHFMMAGGNIIVLQRILGHSDIRVTMRYAHFAPDHLEDAIHLNPLAQISGDKMAMENPNE